One genomic segment of Bacteroidales bacterium includes these proteins:
- a CDS encoding polyphosphate polymerase domain-containing protein, translating to MPLRYEFKYFVPNSKMDMLRSMISPFMKYDKFAEKMPDHQYTVRSIYFDTPEYNCYFEKLEGIKHRKKFRLRGYNLPGEDNVKVFFEIKRKYEDPIMKNRAPAEYEKALSMFNGGSVNDYLPDKTKYPLAEDNLKRFFYHFHSDHLRPIITVIYEREAFIGLHDEGIRVTFDKNLRSVAFPSIDELYNEERVRRSLKDKFILEVKFNDHYPAWMKSIIGTLGLKRQSASKYVISIKTHNFVKPQKLPSIYSHSRIFKNKYYKRDV from the coding sequence ATGCCACTGCGATACGAATTTAAATATTTTGTGCCAAACAGTAAGATGGACATGCTGAGAAGCATGATTTCACCTTTTATGAAGTATGACAAATTTGCCGAAAAAATGCCGGATCATCAGTATACTGTGCGAAGCATTTACTTCGACACTCCGGAATACAACTGCTATTTTGAAAAGTTGGAAGGGATCAAACACAGGAAGAAATTCAGGTTGAGGGGTTACAACCTGCCGGGCGAAGACAATGTCAAAGTTTTTTTTGAGATCAAGCGCAAGTATGAAGATCCGATTATGAAAAACAGGGCTCCGGCAGAATACGAAAAGGCGCTAAGTATGTTTAATGGTGGCAGTGTTAACGATTATTTACCCGATAAAACAAAATATCCTTTGGCAGAGGATAACCTCAAGCGTTTTTTTTATCATTTCCATTCAGATCATCTGAGGCCTATCATTACTGTTATTTACGAAAGGGAAGCGTTTATCGGATTACATGATGAAGGAATCAGGGTAACTTTCGATAAAAACCTTCGCAGTGTTGCTTTTCCGTCGATTGATGAGTTGTACAATGAAGAACGGGTGCGCCGCTCGCTCAAGGATAAATTTATCCTCGAGGTGAAATTCAACGATCATTACCCTGCCTGGATGAAGTCTATCATTGGTACTTTAGGACTAAAACGCCAATCGGCTTCCAAGTACGTTATCTCGATAAAAACCCACAATTTCGTGAAACCTCAGAAGTTGCCTTCGATTTATTCTCACTCAAGGATTTTTAAAAATAAATACTACAAGCGCGATGTTTGA
- a CDS encoding RNA-binding protein translates to MNIFVGSLPFTLEESELQEFFEEYGEVTSAKIISDKFSGRSKGFGFVEMPNDEEAKKAIEELNGAEVNGRTIVVNESEKREGGPRRSAPRSGGGNFRSGGGSGGGYNRGGSGDRRGGGDRRSSY, encoded by the coding sequence ATGAACATTTTCGTAGGAAGTTTGCCCTTTACATTAGAAGAGAGCGAACTGCAAGAGTTTTTTGAAGAGTACGGTGAGGTTACGTCAGCAAAGATCATTTCTGACAAATTTTCCGGAAGAAGCAAAGGTTTTGGTTTTGTTGAGATGCCCAATGACGAAGAAGCCAAGAAGGCTATTGAAGAATTGAACGGCGCAGAAGTCAACGGCAGAACTATCGTAGTCAATGAATCTGAAAAACGCGAAGGCGGCCCAAGGAGAAGTGCTCCAAGAAGTGGCGGCGGTAATTTCAGAAGTGGCGGCGGTAGTGGCGGTGGATACAACAGAGGTGGCAGTGGCGACCGCAGAGGCGGTGGCGACAGACGTTCCTCTTACTAA
- the uvrB gene encoding excinuclease ABC subunit UvrB, giving the protein MKFQLTSEFVPTGDQPDAIRQLVEGLNRNDMAQVLQGVTGSGKTFTIANVLNEVNRPALVLSHNKTLAAQLYGEFKQFFPQNAVEYFVSYYDYYQPEAFLPSTNTYIEKDLSINDEIEKLRLSTTSSLLSGRRDIIVVSSVSCIYGIGNPDDFTNNVIHLKVGQAMHRNDFLLSLVGSLYSRNEIEFRHGHFRVKGDVIDVFPAYADFAYRLVTWNNAVEELLSFDPVSGKELEAYDQIVIYPANIFVTSKEKMKSAVLEIQQDMFRQTEYFRDNGKNLEAKRLEDRVSYDIEMMRELGYCSGIENYSRYFDGRKQGTRPFCLLDYFPDDFLLIVDESHVTMPQIRAMYGGDRSRKQTLVEYGFRLPSALDNRPLKFDEFEAITGQTIYVSATPAEYELMRSEGVVVEQLIRPTGLLDPVIEVRPSLNQIDDLLEEIDIVVKRNERILVTTLTKRMAEELYKYFTRLDIKSRYIHSDVETLERVKIMRELRLGDFDVLVGVNLLREGLDLPEVSLVAILDADKEGFLRSERSLTQTAGRAARNINSKVIMYADTVTESMRKTINETNRRREIQIRYNEENNITPTQITKSFNDIMGQTSVAGAQMPKGKAYIENTEIDVAADPVVKYMSKEEIEKAIKQTRKKMEEVVKELDFIRAAQFRDELFGLEARLKTLDKE; this is encoded by the coding sequence GTGAAATTTCAACTCACATCCGAATTTGTACCTACGGGCGATCAGCCGGATGCCATCCGGCAATTGGTGGAGGGACTGAACCGTAATGATATGGCGCAGGTGCTACAAGGAGTAACAGGCTCAGGGAAGACCTTCACCATCGCCAATGTGCTGAACGAAGTGAACCGTCCTGCGCTGGTGCTGAGCCACAACAAAACGTTGGCTGCGCAGCTTTACGGTGAGTTTAAGCAGTTTTTCCCGCAAAATGCCGTAGAGTATTTCGTCTCTTACTACGACTATTACCAGCCGGAGGCTTTTCTTCCGAGCACCAACACCTACATCGAAAAAGACCTCTCGATCAATGATGAAATTGAGAAACTGCGGCTGAGTACCACCTCGTCGCTGCTTTCGGGCAGGCGCGATATCATTGTGGTGTCTTCGGTGAGCTGCATCTACGGCATCGGCAACCCGGACGATTTCACCAACAATGTAATCCACCTGAAAGTGGGACAGGCGATGCACCGCAACGATTTTCTACTGAGCCTGGTGGGGTCGCTTTACTCGCGAAATGAGATCGAGTTCCGGCACGGCCACTTCAGGGTGAAGGGCGATGTGATTGATGTTTTCCCTGCTTATGCCGATTTTGCTTACCGGCTGGTGACTTGGAACAATGCTGTGGAAGAGCTGCTCAGTTTTGATCCTGTTTCGGGAAAGGAGCTGGAAGCCTACGATCAGATTGTGATTTACCCGGCCAATATTTTTGTGACTTCAAAGGAGAAGATGAAATCGGCAGTACTTGAAATCCAACAGGATATGTTTCGCCAGACCGAATATTTCCGGGATAACGGCAAAAACCTCGAGGCCAAACGACTCGAAGACCGGGTGAGCTATGACATCGAGATGATGCGCGAACTGGGTTACTGCTCCGGCATCGAAAACTACTCCCGCTATTTCGACGGACGCAAACAGGGAACTCGCCCGTTCTGCTTGCTGGATTATTTCCCCGACGATTTTCTGCTGATCGTGGATGAAAGCCACGTGACCATGCCGCAGATCAGAGCAATGTACGGCGGCGACCGCTCGCGTAAGCAAACGCTGGTAGAATATGGATTCAGGCTGCCCTCGGCGCTGGACAATCGCCCGCTGAAATTCGACGAGTTTGAAGCCATCACCGGGCAAACCATTTACGTGAGCGCCACACCTGCCGAGTACGAGCTGATGCGCAGCGAAGGGGTGGTGGTGGAACAACTCATCCGCCCGACCGGCCTCCTCGACCCGGTGATCGAAGTCCGTCCAAGCCTCAACCAAATTGACGACCTGCTCGAAGAGATTGACATTGTGGTAAAACGCAACGAACGCATTCTCGTGACCACCCTCACCAAACGCATGGCTGAGGAGCTGTATAAATATTTCACCCGCCTTGACATCAAGAGCCGATACATTCATTCCGATGTGGAAACGTTGGAACGGGTAAAGATCATGCGCGAGCTGAGGCTGGGCGATTTTGATGTGCTGGTTGGTGTCAACCTGCTGCGCGAAGGACTCGATCTGCCGGAGGTTTCGCTGGTAGCCATCCTCGACGCCGACAAAGAGGGGTTCCTCCGCTCAGAGCGCTCCCTGACCCAAACGGCAGGACGCGCCGCAAGGAACATCAACTCAAAAGTGATCATGTATGCCGACACAGTCACCGAATCCATGAGAAAAACCATCAATGAAACCAACCGCCGCCGCGAAATCCAGATCCGGTACAACGAGGAAAACAACATAACACCCACCCAGATTACCAAATCGTTCAATGACATAATGGGTCAGACTTCGGTGGCAGGCGCCCAGATGCCAAAAGGAAAGGCATACATTGAAAACACCGAAATTGACGTGGCTGCCGATCCGGTGGTGAAATACATGTCCAAAGAAGAGATCGAAAAAGCGATCAAACAAACCCGTAAAAAGATGGAAGAGGTGGTCAAAGAGCTGGATTTCATTAGAGCAGCCCAGTTTCGCGACGAGCTTTTCGGGCTCGAGGCAAGGCTGAAAACGCTAGATAAAGAATGA
- the cysQ gene encoding 3'(2'),5'-bisphosphate nucleotidase CysQ produces MEEILLFIAIKAAIAAGDEIMLHYNKPFDVDYKSDHSPLTIADRSAHHVIAEALKPTGIPLLSEEGKHNPFKERKMWKLLWIVDPLDGTKEFIKHNDEFTVNIALVKENRPVLGVVYCPPMRTLYFGSEHLSKAYKAVVKENTINPDEILHHAEPLPIIKKKKMLTVVASKSHLNQETSDYINQLTEKFGEISLTSIGSSLKFCLIAEGAADIYPRFAPTYEWDTAAAQAILEISGGEVVNKDTNAPLIYNKENLLNPGFIARKKII; encoded by the coding sequence ATGGAAGAAATATTGCTTTTCATAGCTATTAAAGCCGCCATCGCTGCTGGCGACGAAATCATGCTACATTACAACAAGCCGTTCGATGTGGATTACAAAAGCGACCACAGCCCGCTTACCATTGCCGACCGGAGCGCCCACCATGTAATTGCTGAAGCGCTTAAACCAACTGGAATCCCGCTGTTAAGCGAGGAAGGAAAACACAACCCTTTTAAAGAACGGAAAATGTGGAAGTTACTCTGGATCGTTGACCCGCTGGATGGAACGAAAGAATTTATCAAACACAATGACGAGTTTACGGTGAACATCGCCCTTGTAAAGGAAAATAGACCAGTCTTGGGGGTGGTTTACTGCCCTCCCATGCGAACACTTTATTTTGGCTCTGAGCATTTAAGCAAAGCATATAAAGCTGTTGTGAAGGAAAATACCATTAATCCGGATGAAATCCTTCATCATGCTGAGCCATTGCCAATCATCAAAAAAAAGAAAATGCTGACCGTGGTAGCCAGCAAATCCCATTTAAACCAGGAAACTTCAGATTACATCAATCAATTGACTGAAAAGTTCGGCGAAATCTCCCTGACCTCCATAGGCAGCTCACTCAAGTTTTGTCTTATTGCCGAAGGCGCCGCCGACATCTATCCCCGTTTTGCTCCTACCTACGAATGGGACACTGCAGCCGCACAGGCAATTCTGGAAATATCAGGGGGCGAAGTGGTCAACAAAGACACCAACGCCCCCTTGATTTATAATAAAGAAAATCTTTTAAATCCTGGTTTTATTGCCAGGAAAAAGATCATTTAG